The following coding sequences are from one Elusimicrobium minutum Pei191 window:
- a CDS encoding DciA family protein, producing MKLGAKPRKIWNSSGDLNNNFNPLAFKLNRLMVLGMVWEKLAGKRAKFWILDAASKDAVFIKVKNSSAKLELAGHKENLIKELNKHFDKPWIKKIEIV from the coding sequence ATGAAACTTGGCGCCAAACCTCGTAAAATTTGGAACAGTTCGGGTGATTTAAATAATAATTTTAATCCCCTTGCTTTTAAACTTAACAGGTTAATGGTGCTGGGTATGGTTTGGGAAAAATTGGCGGGCAAACGCGCTAAATTTTGGATTTTAGACGCCGCCTCAAAAGACGCTGTTTTTATTAAAGTAAAAAATTCTTCCGCTAAGCTTGAGCTTGCCGGCCATAAGGAAAATTTAATAAAAGAATTAAACAAACATTTTGACAAACCCTGGATTAAAAAAATAGAAATAGTTTAA
- the gyrB gene encoding DNA topoisomerase (ATP-hydrolyzing) subunit B, protein MTEEVKEKEQKNYDSSKIQVLEGLEAVRKRPAMYIGSTGLPGLHHLVYEVVDNSVDEILAGGATKISVTIKDDMTCSVADDGRGIPVDPMVNAKDPKLKGKSALEVVMTVLHAGGKFDSGAYKVSGGLHGVGVSCVNALSEYLEVVVNKDGKQYFQRYHRGKPEEKVKEIGAAKEKGTTVTFKADTEIFGELSFSYDTIANRLRELAFLNAGVKIILTDERGDEPKTHTFFYEGGISQFVKYINSNKTTLHAEPIYLTKEINNNYISFAIQYNDSYSENIYSFVNNINTIEGGTHLSGFRSSLTRVINEYIKDNGLLKNKEVNVTGDDMREGLTAVLSVKIPHPQFEGQTKTKLGNSEIEGIVRSMVGDALTTFFEENPKTAKAVCEKCIGAAVAREAARKARDLTRRKSALEGGGLPGKLADCQERVAERCELFIVEGNSAGGSAKQGRDRVFQAILPLRGKVLNVEKAQLVKILSNEEIRTLFTALGTGVGEGEGGFDISRLRYHKIVLMADADVDGQHITTLLLTFFYRQLRPLIEAGHVYIAQPPLYKVKKGKNEQYLQTEEQLVNWLSKEGINSTSVVKADKTALTAVELKDLLKILKDVEDLLMKIEVKGITLNEFLSFVNAGQIPLYRIPLQSGGFRYFYTEKEYGDYAAQYILERKEVLMAEGADISMLSDEDLAPEHQSLFEFGKLLAADTKLKAFGYSLANYQDAVSEDEKKNPLFTVNTGKSDVFVYSLHELFKTVKDAGSSGSTIQRYKGLGEMNPEQLWETTMDPAKRSLIKVEIQDAADAEQIFTTLMGDKVEPRRAFIESHALEVKNLDI, encoded by the coding sequence ATGACAGAAGAAGTCAAAGAAAAAGAACAAAAGAATTATGATTCTTCTAAAATTCAGGTTTTAGAAGGTCTTGAAGCTGTTAGAAAGCGCCCCGCTATGTATATCGGCTCAACAGGTTTACCGGGTTTACACCACTTGGTGTACGAGGTTGTTGATAACTCTGTTGATGAGATTTTAGCAGGCGGAGCCACAAAAATTTCAGTCACTATTAAAGATGATATGACATGTTCCGTAGCCGACGACGGACGCGGTATTCCCGTTGACCCTATGGTTAACGCTAAAGACCCTAAACTTAAAGGCAAAAGCGCTTTAGAAGTAGTTATGACAGTGCTTCATGCGGGCGGTAAGTTTGATAGCGGAGCTTATAAAGTTTCGGGCGGGTTACACGGTGTGGGTGTATCTTGCGTAAACGCTTTATCAGAGTATTTAGAAGTAGTTGTTAATAAAGACGGTAAACAATATTTTCAACGTTATCATAGAGGCAAACCTGAAGAAAAAGTTAAAGAAATAGGAGCCGCTAAAGAAAAAGGCACAACCGTGACATTTAAAGCCGATACAGAAATCTTCGGCGAACTTTCTTTCTCGTATGATACAATAGCCAACAGACTTCGCGAACTCGCGTTCTTAAATGCGGGTGTTAAAATTATTTTAACGGACGAACGCGGCGATGAGCCTAAAACACACACCTTCTTTTACGAAGGAGGCATTTCACAGTTTGTTAAATATATTAACTCCAATAAAACAACTCTTCACGCGGAGCCTATTTACCTTACAAAAGAAATTAATAATAATTACATTTCTTTCGCCATACAATATAACGACAGTTATTCCGAAAATATTTATTCTTTCGTTAACAATATTAACACTATTGAAGGCGGCACCCATTTAAGCGGTTTTCGCTCTTCTCTTACAAGGGTAATTAACGAATATATTAAAGATAACGGCCTTCTTAAAAACAAAGAAGTTAACGTCACCGGCGATGATATGAGGGAAGGTTTAACCGCGGTATTATCAGTTAAAATCCCGCACCCCCAGTTTGAAGGGCAGACAAAAACCAAATTAGGCAACAGTGAAATTGAAGGTATCGTCCGCTCCATGGTTGGCGACGCTTTAACAACCTTCTTTGAAGAAAACCCCAAAACAGCGAAAGCCGTTTGCGAAAAATGTATAGGCGCCGCGGTAGCAAGAGAAGCGGCCAGAAAAGCGCGTGATTTAACCAGACGCAAAAGCGCTCTTGAAGGCGGCGGTTTACCTGGTAAACTTGCCGACTGCCAGGAAAGAGTGGCCGAAAGATGCGAACTTTTTATCGTGGAAGGTAACTCAGCCGGCGGCTCCGCCAAACAAGGCAGGGACCGTGTTTTCCAGGCTATACTTCCTTTAAGAGGTAAAGTGCTTAACGTTGAAAAAGCACAGCTTGTTAAAATTTTATCTAACGAGGAAATAAGAACCTTGTTTACCGCTTTAGGCACAGGCGTAGGCGAAGGTGAAGGCGGTTTTGATATTTCAAGATTAAGATATCATAAAATCGTTCTTATGGCTGATGCCGATGTTGACGGCCAGCATATCACCACGCTTCTTCTTACGTTCTTTTACCGCCAGTTAAGGCCTCTTATTGAGGCGGGGCACGTTTATATAGCTCAGCCGCCTTTATACAAAGTTAAAAAAGGCAAAAACGAGCAGTATTTACAAACCGAAGAACAGCTTGTTAACTGGCTTTCTAAAGAAGGCATTAACTCAACCTCGGTAGTAAAAGCGGACAAAACCGCTTTAACGGCCGTCGAACTTAAGGATTTACTTAAAATCTTAAAAGACGTTGAAGATTTGTTAATGAAAATTGAAGTTAAAGGCATTACTCTTAATGAATTTTTGTCTTTTGTTAACGCCGGACAAATTCCTTTATACCGCATTCCTTTACAAAGCGGAGGGTTTAGATATTTCTATACCGAAAAAGAATATGGCGATTACGCCGCCCAATATATTTTGGAACGCAAAGAAGTACTTATGGCAGAAGGGGCGGATATTTCCATGTTAAGTGATGAAGATCTGGCGCCCGAACACCAAAGTTTGTTTGAATTCGGCAAACTTTTAGCGGCGGATACAAAGCTCAAGGCTTTCGGTTATTCCTTGGCTAATTACCAAGACGCCGTATCCGAAGATGAAAAGAAAAACCCTCTTTTTACCGTAAACACAGGCAAATCGGACGTTTTTGTTTACAGTTTGCATGAGTTGTTTAAAACGGTAAAAGACGCGGGTTCTTCAGGCTCAACGATACAGCGCTACAAAGGTTTGGGTGAAATGAACCCCGAACAACTTTGGGAAACCACTATGGACCCTGCCAAACGCAGCCTTATTAAAGTAGAAATACAAGACGCTGCCGACGCGGAACAAATTTTTACCACGCTTATGGGTGATAAGGTCGAACCCAGAAGGGCGTTTATCGAATCACACGCCCTTGAAGTTAAAAATTTAGACATTTAA
- the rbr gene encoding rubrerythrin — MPKMKGSKTEKNILIAFAGESQARNRYTYFAGVAKKEGYVQISKIFEETADQEKEHAKRLFKFLEGGDVEITASYPAGIIGNTIENLAEAATGEDYEWQTMYPEMAKTAKEEGFEEVASAMENIAIAEKQHSKRYKALKSNIEKGLVFKREQPVVWRCINCGYLHTGNEAPEKCPACAHAQSYFELLGENW, encoded by the coding sequence ATGCCTAAGATGAAAGGATCAAAAACAGAAAAAAATATTTTAATAGCTTTTGCGGGGGAATCCCAAGCTAGAAACAGATATACTTATTTTGCCGGCGTAGCAAAAAAAGAAGGGTATGTGCAAATATCTAAAATCTTTGAAGAAACCGCCGACCAGGAAAAAGAACACGCAAAACGTTTGTTTAAATTTTTAGAAGGGGGAGACGTGGAAATTACGGCCAGCTATCCCGCGGGTATTATAGGAAACACTATTGAAAACCTTGCGGAAGCCGCCACAGGGGAAGACTATGAATGGCAAACAATGTACCCTGAAATGGCAAAAACGGCCAAAGAAGAAGGTTTTGAGGAAGTTGCGTCCGCTATGGAAAATATAGCTATTGCGGAAAAACAGCATTCTAAACGCTATAAAGCGCTTAAATCTAACATTGAAAAAGGACTTGTCTTTAAAAGAGAACAACCTGTTGTTTGGCGCTGTATTAACTGCGGATACCTTCACACCGGCAACGAAGCTCCTGAAAAATGCCCTGCCTGCGCGCACGCTCAAAGCTATTTTGAACTTCTTGGCGAAAACTGGTAA
- the tpx gene encoding thiol peroxidase, with amino-acid sequence MKKILMNGTPMKIKGAELKIGDKAPDFTLTKVDLSPAKLQDYKGKVVILSVVPSIDTPVCTIETRRFNKEASELGGNIVFLTVSKDLPFAQKRWTDSFNTDKIIMLSDYRNPEFGTDYGVLIEEIYILSRAVFVIDKDGVIRHIDFLEDVGKEPDYKVIIEKAKELDK; translated from the coding sequence ATGAAAAAGATATTGATGAACGGCACTCCCATGAAAATAAAGGGAGCGGAGCTTAAGATAGGGGATAAGGCGCCTGATTTTACATTAACTAAAGTTGATTTAAGCCCGGCAAAACTGCAAGATTACAAGGGCAAAGTTGTAATACTGTCGGTTGTCCCTTCAATAGACACGCCTGTCTGTACTATTGAAACAAGGCGTTTTAATAAAGAGGCTTCCGAGCTTGGCGGCAACATTGTTTTTCTTACGGTAAGCAAGGACTTGCCTTTTGCGCAAAAACGCTGGACGGATTCTTTTAACACGGATAAAATTATTATGTTGTCAGACTACAGAAATCCGGAATTCGGCACAGATTACGGCGTTTTAATAGAAGAAATTTATATTTTATCAAGAGCGGTTTTTGTTATTGATAAAGACGGGGTTATAAGGCATATTGATTTCTTGGAAGATGTCGGCAAAGAGCCTGACTATAAGGTTATTATTGAGAAAGCAAAAGAGTTAGACAAATAA
- the dnaN gene encoding DNA polymerase III subunit beta, whose amino-acid sequence MKINITKETFLEGLSVVQAGVSSRATLPILHNFLMETENGKIKLVRTDMEMASIHYIKAEILEEGSVTIPLKEVSDILKNLPNDKEINLTVGEDNKVHIKSGKSKFWVIGTPKSEYPLIPEIDKSNLINLKIKEIQEMVEKTIFSSSTQETRYVLNGLLWVKTGNKFEVVATDGRRLALAVDTIESDTKDFKIIIPTKILNELLRFFSINKPSEDDTLVLSVASNQVSFNIKETTYISRLIEGNFPNYEQVIPNKKVMGFLSDTKEILASTKRASLCANELGGTVKYSLNNNVLKITSNSQKMDFSDEMKVEYTAEPFEISFNPQYVLDVLKNISTEKVEFSFINAAQPVLIEEINNTKFKYVIMPVRS is encoded by the coding sequence ATGAAGATTAATATAACTAAAGAAACTTTTTTGGAAGGACTTTCTGTTGTTCAGGCCGGTGTATCTTCAAGAGCTACATTACCCATTCTTCACAATTTTCTTATGGAAACTGAAAACGGTAAAATTAAACTTGTAAGAACTGATATGGAAATGGCTTCAATACATTATATAAAGGCCGAGATATTAGAAGAAGGATCAGTAACAATACCTTTAAAAGAAGTTTCCGATATTTTAAAAAACCTTCCTAATGATAAAGAAATTAATTTAACTGTTGGTGAGGATAATAAAGTTCACATTAAAAGCGGTAAATCAAAATTTTGGGTTATAGGAACACCTAAATCAGAATATCCTTTAATTCCGGAAATAGATAAATCTAATCTTATTAATTTAAAAATAAAAGAAATTCAGGAAATGGTTGAAAAAACAATATTTTCCTCCTCAACACAGGAAACGAGATATGTTTTAAACGGCCTTCTATGGGTAAAAACGGGAAATAAATTTGAAGTTGTCGCCACCGATGGCAGAAGGCTTGCTTTGGCTGTTGATACAATTGAAAGCGACACTAAAGATTTTAAAATTATTATTCCTACTAAAATTTTAAACGAGCTTTTAAGATTTTTCTCCATAAATAAACCTTCTGAAGATGATACTTTAGTATTAAGCGTAGCTTCAAACCAGGTAAGTTTTAATATAAAAGAAACAACTTATATTTCCAGGCTTATTGAAGGTAATTTTCCTAATTATGAGCAGGTTATCCCCAATAAAAAAGTAATGGGTTTTTTATCTGATACAAAAGAAATTTTAGCCTCTACAAAACGTGCTAGTCTTTGCGCAAACGAACTTGGCGGCACGGTAAAATATTCTTTAAATAATAATGTTTTAAAAATAACTTCCAATTCTCAAAAAATGGACTTTTCTGACGAAATGAAAGTTGAATATACAGCCGAACCTTTTGAAATATCTTTTAACCCACAATATGTTTTAGATGTGTTAAAAAATATTTCCACGGAAAAAGTTGAATTTTCTTTTATTAACGCGGCGCAGCCCGTGTTGATTGAGGAAATAAACAATACAAAATTTAAATACGTAATAATGCCGGTGAGATCGTAA
- the dnaA gene encoding chromosomal replication initiator protein DnaA, whose amino-acid sequence MNNIINEDLKNRILKEMETVFGVEACETWLKPLSLSLKNDILTVTLPNKFWSKTIADKYVQEVKSSIEKEQGGDIQIKYDVLEDTTPYKRPEIPPQVMGANYNAKIPFPSRLNPNYTFEGFIEGPSNRFAYRAAEAVVKKLGERENNPLVIYSTPGLGKTHLLHAIGNRILKENPYAKILYMSGEEFVSEYIESLQNRNPEAFRKKHRSLDCFLMDDIQFVAGKESSVQEFFYTFNALFESKKQIVLTSDRTPQQLGIDPRLSSRLLSGIVSEIKRPDLETRIAILRQKRDTSNFDVGDDVIAFIAEGVQASIRELEGCLFRLTTYCNIHGVTPTIPIAREVLSDIISMEEKRLLINPNSIKKVVSKHFKIDIIDFNSKRKNHSIAWPRQIAMYLATELTDMSLPEIGREFERDHSTVVHAREKIKEEIENDPFFAAQINQIISDIKAVDKR is encoded by the coding sequence GTGAATAATATTATTAATGAAGATTTAAAAAACCGCATTTTAAAAGAAATGGAAACAGTTTTTGGGGTTGAAGCCTGTGAAACATGGCTTAAACCCCTGTCTCTTTCTTTAAAAAACGATATTCTAACTGTTACTTTACCTAATAAGTTTTGGTCAAAAACTATAGCCGATAAATATGTTCAGGAGGTAAAATCCTCTATAGAAAAAGAACAGGGCGGTGATATACAAATTAAATATGATGTATTGGAAGACACTACCCCTTATAAAAGACCAGAAATTCCCCCTCAGGTTATGGGAGCTAATTATAATGCAAAAATACCGTTTCCAAGCCGTTTAAACCCTAATTATACTTTTGAAGGTTTTATTGAAGGCCCTTCAAACAGGTTTGCCTACAGGGCGGCCGAAGCCGTCGTAAAAAAATTAGGTGAAAGAGAAAATAACCCCCTTGTTATATACAGTACGCCCGGTTTAGGTAAAACCCACTTATTACACGCTATAGGAAATAGAATATTAAAAGAAAACCCATACGCTAAAATTTTATACATGTCAGGTGAGGAATTTGTAAGTGAATATATAGAATCTTTACAAAACAGAAACCCTGAAGCTTTTAGAAAAAAACACCGCTCGTTAGACTGTTTTTTAATGGACGATATTCAATTTGTGGCAGGCAAAGAATCCAGCGTGCAGGAATTTTTCTATACATTTAACGCTTTATTTGAATCAAAAAAACAAATTGTTTTAACTTCTGACAGAACGCCGCAGCAGCTTGGTATTGACCCAAGGTTAAGCTCAAGGCTGCTTTCGGGTATAGTTTCTGAAATTAAAAGACCTGATTTAGAAACAAGAATAGCTATTTTAAGACAAAAAAGAGATACAAGCAACTTTGATGTTGGCGACGATGTTATTGCTTTTATAGCGGAAGGAGTTCAAGCAAGTATAAGGGAATTAGAAGGCTGCCTTTTCAGGCTTACAACCTATTGTAATATTCACGGCGTAACCCCCACTATACCTATAGCAAGGGAAGTTTTGTCTGATATTATAAGTATGGAAGAAAAAAGACTTTTAATTAACCCTAACAGTATTAAAAAAGTAGTTTCCAAACATTTTAAGATTGATATTATTGATTTTAATTCAAAAAGGAAAAACCATTCTATCGCGTGGCCCAGGCAGATTGCTATGTATTTAGCAACTGAGCTTACAGATATGTCTTTACCGGAAATAGGCCGCGAGTTTGAAAGAGATCACAGCACAGTAGTTCACGCAAGGGAAAAAATTAAAGAAGAAATTGAAAATGATCCTTTTTTCGCGGCTCAAATTAACCAGATTATCTCAGATATTAAAGCTGTGGATAAACGTTAA
- a CDS encoding adenine-specific methyltransferase EcoRI family protein yields MQNNKNTKQYIYIVQALLEPSKCKIGKTKDFERRLKEYNNMTGKSNENSYRYLFACEVKDMSELEKDIKENFSALREQKKREIYFYNPSLFDGYVKFIKTHKMFIKEIFTKEEDKKIIIKIVKKTTPSLEERGITRKDVMQKAQKVDNDEFYTRFEDVEKELSLYDISIWKNKIVFCNCDDAVDSDNKKTSAFALYFIQKFKEFELKKLICTHYSGVVDLFNQGASGYIFTKDGFREFKDYPKGYTGSFDDPLSLKILNKEADIVCTNPPFSRAKDFWRMLIGSSKKFIIISNISNPITPAYIKYFRENKVWAGYNRVDKYLNPKRELVEASGHWYTNIPIQDRPKSKNLKIIPLKDVPDKYKKFDDNKTLLVDNCYIPDDYNKPFAVSARPILNGLLEKGYKIVEDTQYFPYENGKKGFGRVLVEKI; encoded by the coding sequence ATGCAAAACAATAAGAATACAAAGCAATATATTTATATTGTTCAAGCCTTGTTAGAGCCCTCAAAGTGTAAAATAGGAAAAACAAAAGATTTTGAAAGAAGATTGAAAGAATATAACAACATGACAGGAAAATCAAACGAAAATAGTTATCGGTATCTGTTTGCCTGTGAAGTGAAAGATATGTCGGAATTAGAAAAAGATATTAAAGAGAACTTCTCTGCCCTAAGAGAGCAAAAGAAGAGAGAAATATATTTTTATAATCCAAGCTTGTTTGATGGTTATGTTAAATTTATAAAAACTCATAAAATGTTTATTAAAGAGATTTTTACAAAAGAGGAAGATAAAAAAATAATAATAAAAATAGTAAAGAAAACCACGCCGTCACTTGAAGAAAGAGGGATAACCCGAAAAGATGTAATGCAAAAGGCGCAAAAGGTAGATAATGACGAATTTTATACCAGATTTGAAGATGTCGAAAAAGAACTTTCACTGTATGATATATCGATTTGGAAAAACAAAATAGTTTTTTGCAATTGCGACGACGCCGTGGACAGCGATAATAAAAAAACATCTGCGTTTGCCTTGTATTTCATACAAAAATTTAAAGAATTTGAATTGAAAAAACTGATTTGCACTCATTATAGCGGTGTTGTTGATTTGTTTAATCAAGGGGCAAGCGGGTATATATTTACAAAGGACGGTTTTCGGGAATTTAAGGACTATCCTAAAGGGTATACGGGTAGTTTTGATGACCCTCTATCTTTGAAAATCCTTAATAAAGAGGCGGATATAGTATGCACAAATCCCCCGTTTTCCCGAGCTAAAGATTTTTGGAGAATGTTAATCGGAAGTTCTAAAAAATTTATAATTATATCTAACATATCTAATCCCATAACTCCTGCGTATATTAAATATTTTAGGGAGAATAAAGTATGGGCAGGCTATAACCGTGTGGATAAATACCTCAACCCCAAACGGGAACTTGTAGAAGCATCCGGACACTGGTATACTAATATTCCTATCCAAGACAGGCCAAAATCTAAAAATTTAAAAATAATCCCGCTAAAAGACGTGCCCGATAAATATAAAAAGTTTGATGACAATAAAACATTATTAGTAGATAATTGTTATATTCCTGATGATTACAACAAGCCGTTTGCGGTGTCCGCCCGCCCGATATTAAACGGCTTACTGGAAAAAGGATATAAAATTGTTGAAGATACCCAATATTTTCCGTACGAGAACGGTAAAAAAGGGTTTGGGCGGGTTTTGGTAGAGAAAATATGA
- the gyrA gene encoding DNA gyrase subunit A: MSEKENQSVDLFGNIKSRDIGEEMKRSYIDYAMSVIVGRALPDVRDGLKPIHRRLLYGMNEMGLKYNKSFKKSARVVGDVMGKYHPHGDSAIYDSLVRLAQDFSLRDTLVDGQGNFGSVDGDMAAAMRYTEVRLERIADEMLNDIDKNTVKFMDNYDGSMQEPSVLPAKMPNLLVNGSSGIAVGMATNIPTHNLSEVCDAVIEVIKNPGVTTKELMNIIKGPDFPTGAIICGRKGIFDYFETGKGSVKVQARAEIEEGGRGGRSAIVVTEIPYQVNKTNLIEAIAGLVKDKKVTDIADIRDESDRRGMRLVIEVKRDGDARVVLNHLYKHTQLQTSFSVNMLAIVDGRPRILPIKEVMKCYVKHRKEVVTARTRFDLNKAQKREHILQGLLIAIANLDKVIKIIREAQDPTEAKFALIREFALSEPQSQAILDMRLHQLTQLSSASIEKEQKELLALIAELKGILEDPQKVLAIIVDELKGLKKDYGTERKTEISNTELSDMTMEDLIEEEDVVITLSNDGYAKRIPLDTYRTQNRGGKGVIGGKTKEEDFIEHLFVTSTHATILMFTTRGRVFSLRAYEIPEGNRLSKGKAIVNLLQISNEEKITSAVAIEDFDPKNSGETYLTMCTRFGLIKRVELGDFANIRKSGIIAIGLEDGDVLTSVQMTHGKSDLIIATRDGKAIRFDEEQIRAMGRQAKGVRGIRLGKDDIVVGMEHALKDAPGPDVLSVCENGYGKRTEFTEYRKQNRGGSGTITIKTTERNGKVVGIKLVDESKDLMVITENGMAVRIRCEEIRSVGRNAQGVRLVKLAESDKIARIAPVIKDNDEEACGGEEAVPKELI; the protein is encoded by the coding sequence ATGAGCGAGAAAGAAAATCAATCTGTTGATTTATTTGGAAATATTAAATCGCGCGATATTGGCGAGGAGATGAAAAGGTCTTATATTGATTACGCTATGAGCGTTATCGTAGGCCGCGCGTTGCCGGACGTGCGCGACGGGTTAAAACCCATTCACCGCAGGCTTTTATACGGCATGAACGAAATGGGATTAAAATATAACAAATCTTTTAAAAAATCCGCGCGTGTAGTCGGCGACGTAATGGGTAAATACCATCCCCACGGCGATTCAGCTATTTATGATTCGTTGGTTCGTTTGGCGCAGGATTTTTCTTTAAGGGACACTCTTGTAGACGGGCAGGGTAACTTCGGCTCGGTCGACGGCGATATGGCCGCCGCTATGCGTTATACAGAAGTCCGCCTTGAAAGAATTGCTGACGAAATGCTTAACGATATTGATAAAAATACCGTTAAGTTTATGGATAACTACGACGGCTCCATGCAGGAACCTTCTGTTCTTCCCGCAAAAATGCCAAACCTTCTTGTAAACGGTTCCTCAGGCATTGCGGTAGGTATGGCAACAAATATTCCTACACATAATTTAAGCGAAGTCTGCGACGCTGTTATTGAAGTAATTAAAAACCCCGGCGTAACCACAAAAGAATTAATGAATATTATCAAAGGCCCGGATTTTCCGACGGGGGCTATAATTTGCGGACGCAAAGGTATTTTTGATTATTTTGAAACGGGCAAAGGCTCCGTTAAAGTGCAGGCCAGGGCGGAAATTGAAGAAGGCGGCAGAGGCGGCAGAAGCGCCATTGTAGTTACGGAAATTCCTTACCAGGTTAACAAAACCAATTTAATTGAAGCGATAGCGGGTTTGGTTAAAGACAAAAAAGTTACCGATATCGCCGATATACGTGACGAAAGCGACCGCCGGGGCATGCGCCTTGTTATTGAAGTAAAGCGCGACGGCGACGCAAGAGTTGTTTTAAACCACTTATACAAACACACCCAGCTTCAAACCAGTTTTAGCGTAAACATGCTTGCCATTGTTGACGGCAGGCCGCGCATACTGCCTATTAAAGAAGTGATGAAGTGTTATGTAAAACACAGAAAAGAAGTTGTTACCGCAAGAACAAGGTTTGATTTAAACAAAGCGCAAAAACGCGAGCATATTTTGCAGGGCTTGCTTATAGCGATTGCTAACTTAGATAAAGTTATCAAAATAATCCGCGAAGCGCAAGATCCGACGGAAGCCAAATTCGCTTTAATAAGAGAATTCGCATTATCCGAACCGCAGTCCCAGGCTATTTTGGATATGAGGCTGCACCAGTTAACGCAGCTTTCCTCAGCCTCTATAGAAAAAGAACAAAAAGAACTGCTTGCTTTAATAGCCGAACTTAAGGGTATTTTAGAAGATCCTCAAAAAGTTTTAGCTATTATCGTAGATGAGCTGAAAGGCCTTAAAAAAGATTACGGTACCGAACGCAAAACGGAAATAAGCAATACTGAACTTTCCGACATGACGATGGAAGATCTTATTGAGGAAGAAGATGTTGTAATCACATTATCTAACGATGGTTACGCAAAACGTATTCCTCTTGACACTTACCGCACGCAAAACCGCGGCGGAAAGGGCGTTATCGGCGGTAAAACGAAAGAGGAAGATTTTATTGAACATCTTTTCGTTACCTCCACGCACGCTACCATTCTTATGTTCACAACCAGGGGCAGAGTGTTTAGCTTACGCGCTTATGAAATACCGGAAGGAAACAGACTGTCGAAAGGCAAGGCCATTGTAAATCTTTTACAGATTTCTAATGAGGAAAAAATTACCTCAGCCGTGGCTATTGAGGATTTTGACCCCAAAAACAGCGGCGAAACCTACTTAACAATGTGTACGCGTTTCGGTTTAATTAAACGTGTTGAACTGGGTGATTTCGCCAACATACGTAAATCGGGCATCATTGCCATCGGTCTTGAAGACGGGGATGTTTTAACCTCGGTTCAAATGACCCACGGCAAGAGCGATCTTATTATCGCCACACGCGACGGCAAAGCTATAAGGTTTGATGAAGAGCAAATCCGCGCTATGGGCCGCCAGGCCAAAGGCGTAAGAGGCATCAGGCTCGGTAAAGATGATATTGTGGTAGGCATGGAACACGCTTTAAAAGACGCTCCCGGGCCGGACGTATTATCCGTTTGTGAAAACGGCTACGGCAAACGCACGGAATTTACGGAATACCGCAAACAAAACCGCGGCGGAAGCGGGACAATCACCATTAAAACAACAGAACGCAACGGTAAAGTAGTAGGCATTAAACTTGTTGATGAATCTAAAGATTTAATGGTTATTACGGAAAACGGCATGGCGGTAAGAATACGCTGTGAGGAAATCCGTTCCGTAGGCCGCAACGCTCAAGGCGTAAGGCTTGTAAAGCTGGCGGAATCTGACAAAATCGCCCGCATAGCGCCCGTTATTAAAGATAATGACGAGGAAGCCTGCGGCGGTGAAGAAGCGGTTCCTAAAGAATTAATATAA
- a CDS encoding response regulator transcription factor: MKKIVIIEDEPSINEMLKMMVERLGHEALVCDNGREAFSFIKKHKPDLVILDVMLPGMDGTAIAKELGINEETASIPIIVTSALEESKSLFSGVSQVKDFIPKPFTITKLTETINKYI; the protein is encoded by the coding sequence ATGAAAAAAATTGTAATTATTGAAGATGAACCCTCAATTAACGAAATGTTAAAAATGATGGTTGAAAGACTTGGGCACGAGGCATTAGTTTGCGATAATGGAAGAGAGGCTTTTTCTTTTATTAAAAAACACAAGCCCGATTTAGTCATTCTTGATGTTATGCTTCCCGGAATGGACGGCACAGCCATTGCAAAAGAATTAGGAATTAATGAAGAAACCGCGTCTATTCCAATAATAGTAACTTCCGCTTTGGAGGAATCTAAATCTTTATTTTCCGGGGTTTCTCAGGTTAAGGATTTTATACCCAAACCGTTTACTATTACTAAACTCACTGAAACTATAAACAAATACATCTAA